Proteins co-encoded in one Opitutus terrae PB90-1 genomic window:
- the nuoE gene encoding complex I 24 kDa subunit family protein, with the protein MNLKPETLQKIDEVITHYPTKRSATLPLLHLIQEDIGYIPAEAHEWIAAKLEIQPINVYEVVTFYPMFRQKPIGRRHVKVCRTLSCALRGGYKVCEQFEKEFNTKTGEISPDGEVTVEFVECLASCGTAPVVMIDDDLHENVDAAKAKQLAEQIKAEAAKRR; encoded by the coding sequence ATGAATCTCAAGCCGGAAACTCTCCAGAAAATCGACGAGGTAATCACGCATTACCCGACGAAACGGAGCGCCACGCTGCCGCTGCTGCACCTCATCCAAGAGGACATCGGCTACATTCCCGCGGAAGCGCACGAGTGGATCGCGGCGAAGCTCGAGATTCAGCCGATCAACGTTTACGAGGTCGTGACGTTTTACCCGATGTTCCGGCAGAAGCCGATCGGCCGCCGCCACGTGAAGGTGTGCCGCACGCTCTCGTGCGCGCTGCGCGGCGGCTACAAGGTCTGCGAGCAGTTTGAGAAAGAATTCAACACCAAGACCGGCGAGATCTCGCCCGACGGCGAGGTGACGGTCGAGTTCGTCGAGTGTCTCGCCAGCTGCGGCACCGCGCCCGTTGTGATGATCGACGACGATCTCCACGAGAACGTCGACGCCGCGAAGGCCAAGCAGCTCGCCGAGCAAATCAAAGCCGAAGCCGCGAAGCGGCGGTGA
- the nuoF gene encoding NADH-quinone oxidoreductase subunit NuoF, whose protein sequence is MPVPEQRRIIFRHIDEPGYTNDIACYLRNGGYEVMKRAFTRPPQELIDEVKKSGLRGRGGAGFPCGVKWGLVDRKSGKPIYLIVNADESEPGTFKDRYIIHQDPHQLIEGTMISCFANNVQQAYIYIRGEFPHGARILERAIQEAREHNFVGKNILGTAYSCEIYVHRGAGAYICGEETGLIESLEGKRAYPRIKPPFFPAVLGVYQCPTIVNNVETLCHVKYIAEVGGEAFAKIGTPNNTGTRIFCVSGHVQRPGYYEFETGKVTLGQLLNDVCGGPLPGRKFKAVIPGGSSAKIMRFGERYKGKRKAGTEMVDYDWGVEDVPMDFDSLAMIGTMGGSGGVIVMDDSVNMVEALANINAFYSHESCGQCTPCREGSLWMKRITTRMVHANAREEDAALLKSVADQIPGRTICAFGEACSWPTQSFVQKFGDEFKAYYETKKTRPADALPLV, encoded by the coding sequence ATGCCAGTTCCCGAACAACGCCGCATCATCTTTCGTCACATCGACGAACCCGGCTACACCAACGACATCGCCTGCTATCTGCGCAACGGCGGTTACGAGGTGATGAAGCGCGCGTTCACGCGCCCGCCGCAGGAGCTGATCGATGAGGTGAAGAAGTCCGGGCTGCGCGGTCGCGGTGGCGCCGGTTTCCCGTGTGGTGTGAAGTGGGGGCTGGTCGACCGCAAGAGCGGCAAGCCGATCTATCTCATCGTCAACGCGGACGAGTCGGAGCCGGGCACGTTCAAGGATCGCTACATCATTCATCAGGATCCGCACCAGCTGATCGAGGGCACGATGATCTCGTGCTTCGCGAACAACGTTCAGCAGGCCTACATCTACATCCGCGGCGAGTTCCCGCACGGCGCGCGGATCCTCGAGCGCGCGATCCAGGAGGCGCGCGAGCACAATTTCGTCGGCAAAAACATCCTCGGCACGGCCTACTCGTGCGAGATCTATGTGCACCGGGGCGCCGGCGCCTACATCTGCGGCGAAGAGACCGGGCTGATCGAATCGCTCGAAGGCAAACGCGCGTACCCGCGGATCAAGCCGCCGTTCTTCCCGGCGGTGCTCGGCGTTTACCAGTGCCCGACGATCGTCAACAACGTTGAGACGCTCTGCCACGTGAAGTATATCGCCGAGGTGGGCGGCGAGGCGTTTGCGAAGATCGGCACGCCGAACAACACCGGCACGCGGATCTTCTGCGTGAGCGGACACGTGCAGCGACCGGGCTACTACGAGTTCGAGACCGGCAAGGTCACGCTCGGCCAACTGCTGAACGACGTCTGCGGCGGTCCATTGCCCGGCCGCAAATTCAAGGCCGTGATCCCCGGCGGCTCGTCGGCGAAGATCATGCGCTTCGGCGAACGCTACAAAGGCAAGCGGAAGGCGGGCACGGAAATGGTCGACTACGACTGGGGCGTCGAGGACGTGCCGATGGACTTCGACTCGCTCGCGATGATCGGCACCATGGGCGGCTCCGGCGGCGTGATCGTGATGGACGACTCGGTGAATATGGTCGAGGCGCTCGCGAACATCAACGCGTTCTACTCCCACGAGAGTTGCGGCCAGTGCACGCCATGCCGCGAAGGCTCGCTCTGGATGAAACGGATCACGACGCGCATGGTGCACGCCAACGCCCGCGAAGAAGACGCCGCGTTGCTGAAGAGTGTCGCCGATCAGATTCCCGGCCGGACGATCTGTGCGTTCGGCGAGGCGTGCTCGTGGCCGACGCAGAGCTTCGTTCAGAAATTCGGCGACGAATTCAAAGCTTACTACGAAACCAAGAAGACGCGTCCCGCCGACGCGCTGCCCCTGGTCTGA
- the nuoD gene encoding NADH dehydrogenase (quinone) subunit D yields MATEFTVPDSAARIATAQQAGGGTPVRSGPPDEGGEFSGDRMSLSMGPSHPSTHGVLRIQMELEGEILTKADPIIGYLHRGDEKIAENMTYNQFVPYTDRLDYLAPLANNMAYVIAVEKLAGLTVPPRCQAIRVITAELARISSHLMGLGAFGLDVGAWTVLVLSLNQREFLYNLFEDLTGARFTTSYTRIGGVTRDVPPGWLENVGTFCDKFLPALEEILSLLTRNKIFLDRTVGVGVISKEDAIAYGITGPNARGSGIATDLRKDRPYSGYEQYEFDVPVGTKGDCYDRYLVRGEEMRQSVRIIRQVIKNFPGGDWYATEAKKVFLPPKGKVLSSMEELIQQFMLVTEGPQMPAGEVYFEAENPKGILGFYIVSKGGGVPYRLKIRSPSFCNLSLVPKLCQGVLISDVVAILGSLDFVMGECDR; encoded by the coding sequence AATTTACCGTTCCCGACAGCGCCGCACGCATCGCCACCGCCCAGCAGGCCGGCGGCGGCACGCCGGTGCGTTCCGGCCCGCCCGACGAGGGCGGCGAGTTCAGCGGCGACCGCATGTCGCTGTCGATGGGCCCGTCGCATCCGTCGACGCACGGCGTGCTGCGGATCCAGATGGAGCTCGAGGGCGAGATCCTGACGAAGGCGGATCCGATTATCGGTTACCTGCATCGTGGCGACGAGAAGATCGCCGAGAACATGACTTACAACCAGTTCGTGCCGTACACGGACCGGTTGGACTACCTCGCGCCGCTGGCCAACAACATGGCTTACGTTATCGCCGTCGAGAAGCTCGCGGGCCTCACAGTGCCGCCGCGCTGCCAGGCGATCCGCGTGATCACGGCGGAGCTGGCGCGTATCTCGTCGCACCTGATGGGCCTCGGCGCATTCGGCCTCGATGTCGGAGCTTGGACCGTGCTGGTGTTGTCGCTCAACCAACGCGAGTTTCTCTACAATCTCTTCGAGGATCTAACGGGCGCGCGCTTCACGACCAGCTACACGCGCATCGGTGGCGTCACGCGCGACGTGCCGCCGGGCTGGCTGGAGAACGTGGGCACCTTCTGCGACAAGTTCCTGCCGGCGTTGGAAGAGATTCTCTCGCTGCTCACGCGCAACAAGATCTTCCTCGATCGCACCGTCGGCGTCGGCGTGATCTCGAAGGAGGACGCGATCGCCTACGGCATCACCGGCCCGAACGCGCGCGGCAGCGGCATCGCGACGGATCTCCGCAAGGACCGGCCCTACTCGGGCTACGAGCAGTATGAGTTCGACGTGCCGGTCGGCACGAAAGGCGACTGCTACGACCGTTATCTGGTCCGCGGCGAGGAGATGCGGCAGTCGGTGCGGATCATCCGGCAGGTGATCAAGAATTTCCCCGGCGGCGACTGGTATGCGACGGAGGCGAAGAAGGTTTTCCTGCCGCCGAAGGGCAAGGTGCTGAGCTCGATGGAGGAGCTGATCCAGCAGTTCATGCTGGTCACGGAAGGGCCCCAGATGCCGGCGGGCGAGGTCTACTTCGAAGCGGAGAATCCGAAGGGGATCCTTGGTTTCTACATCGTCAGCAAAGGTGGTGGCGTGCCTTACCGCCTGAAAATCCGCTCGCCCTCGTTCTGCAACCTGTCGCTGGTCCCGAAGCTCTGTCAGGGCGTGCTCATCTCGGACGTGGTCGCGATCCTCGGCTCGCTCGACTTCGTCATGGGCGAATGCGACCGATGA